The following coding sequences are from one uncultured Bacteroides sp. window:
- the xseA gene encoding exodeoxyribonuclease VII large subunit, with amino-acid sequence MDTPLSLFDLNALVKRALSECLPDEYWVQAELSDVRSNATGHCYLEFIQKDARGNNLIAKARGTIWSNVYRLLKPYFEEATGQLFTSGIKVLVKVTVDFHELYGYSLTVYDIDPTYTLGDMARRRREILKQLEDEGVLALNKELDMPVLPQRIAVISSPTAAGYGDFCHQLQNNTQGFFFYTELFPAIMQGTQVEKSILQALDRINGRIDEFDVVVIIRGGGATSDLSGFETYLLAAACAQFPLPVITGIGHERDDTVIDSVAHTRVKTPTAAAEYLINRVEEASEHLYGLSEQLKDAVVARLEREKERLNMLRNSIPSLAFLRISEAKMRLLTVNKDLSQSVKSLLIRQKHHLELLSQRINDASPERLLKRGYSITLKDGKTVTNANQLKEGDLISTRLAGGEVFSVINDQIMNK; translated from the coding sequence ATGGATACTCCTCTCTCTCTCTTTGATTTGAATGCATTGGTTAAGCGTGCGCTTTCGGAATGTCTCCCTGATGAATATTGGGTGCAGGCAGAGCTGAGCGATGTACGCTCTAATGCTACAGGACATTGTTATTTGGAATTTATACAGAAGGATGCTCGTGGTAATAACCTGATAGCGAAGGCTCGTGGTACTATTTGGAGCAATGTATACAGGCTGTTAAAACCTTATTTCGAGGAGGCTACCGGTCAACTTTTTACTTCGGGTATTAAGGTCTTGGTTAAGGTTACGGTTGACTTTCATGAATTGTATGGTTATAGTCTGACTGTGTATGATATAGATCCTACCTATACGTTGGGCGATATGGCGCGTCGTCGGCGTGAGATATTGAAGCAACTTGAAGATGAGGGCGTGCTTGCTTTGAATAAGGAACTTGATATGCCGGTGCTCCCTCAGCGAATAGCGGTGATTTCATCACCTACTGCTGCCGGATATGGCGACTTCTGCCACCAATTGCAAAATAATACTCAGGGATTTTTCTTTTATACAGAACTTTTTCCGGCTATCATGCAAGGTACTCAGGTGGAAAAGTCGATCTTGCAAGCTTTGGATAGGATTAATGGGCGAATTGATGAATTTGATGTTGTCGTGATAATCCGTGGTGGTGGAGCGACTTCTGACTTGTCGGGCTTTGAAACTTATCTGCTTGCTGCTGCGTGCGCACAATTTCCATTACCGGTGATTACAGGTATCGGACATGAGCGTGATGATACTGTGATTGATTCTGTGGCGCATACTCGTGTGAAAACTCCAACAGCGGCTGCTGAATACCTTATTAACAGAGTGGAAGAAGCTTCCGAACATCTCTATGGCCTTTCTGAGCAATTGAAAGATGCTGTTGTTGCTCGTTTAGAAAGAGAAAAAGAGAGATTGAATATGTTGAGGAATAGTATTCCTTCATTAGCCTTTTTGCGCATATCAGAGGCCAAGATGCGGTTACTAACGGTAAACAAAGATTTATCCCAATCGGTAAAATCGTTACTCATTAGACAAAAGCATCATTTGGAATTATTGAGCCAACGAATAAATGATGCTTCTCCTGAACGTTTACTGAAGCGTGGATATAGCATTACGTTGAAAGACGGAAAGACGGTAACGAACGCTAATCAGTTAAAAGAGGGTGATCTTATCTCGACGCGCCTGGCGGGAGGAGAAGTGTTTTCTGTGATAAATGATCAAATAATGAATAAATAG
- the pnuC gene encoding nicotinamide riboside transporter PnuC, translating to MNYLEIFGTIIGLLYLWLEYKASIYLWIVGIIMPAIYIFVYHNAGLYADMGINVYYLFAAIYGWIVWQKGDSKQKELPIRKAPQRTYLPLTLVFIASFVLIGWVLIDYTDSTVPWLDSFTTALSIVGMWLLAKKYVEQWLAWIAVDVVSCGLYIYKGLDFTAVLYGLYSVIAIFGYYKWRKMMEATNE from the coding sequence ATGAATTATCTCGAAATATTCGGAACCATCATAGGGTTACTTTATCTCTGGCTAGAGTATAAAGCAAGTATCTATTTATGGATAGTCGGCATTATTATGCCGGCCATCTATATTTTTGTTTATCACAATGCCGGATTGTACGCCGACATGGGCATCAACGTATATTATCTGTTTGCAGCCATCTATGGATGGATTGTGTGGCAAAAAGGTGATAGTAAGCAAAAAGAGCTACCTATAAGAAAGGCCCCACAGCGCACTTACCTGCCTCTGACATTAGTCTTCATCGCTAGTTTCGTCCTTATAGGCTGGGTATTAATAGACTATACAGACAGTACAGTGCCCTGGCTTGATAGTTTTACCACTGCATTAAGTATTGTCGGTATGTGGCTATTAGCAAAAAAGTATGTGGAACAATGGTTGGCATGGATTGCCGTAGATGTGGTTAGCTGCGGACTCTACATCTATAAAGGATTAGATTTTACAGCTGTTTTATACGGCCTTTATTCGGTAATAGCTATCTTTGGCTATTACAAATGGAGAAAAATGATGGAGGCTACCAATGAATGA
- a CDS encoding TonB-dependent receptor has product MKKKAIMLVGLVLSGSMSFAQKVQKDSLKRVNLKEVEVVSTRATAKTPMAFSNVNKEEIEKQNVGADIPYLLSLTPSVITTSDAGAGIGYTSLRIRGTDGSRINVTANGIPINDAESHNVYWVNMPDFASSLKNIQVQRGAGTSTNGAGAFGGSVSMQTESMSMQPYAEFNGSYGSFNTHKETFKVGTGLINKHFAFDARVSNIGTDGYIDRASTDLYSYFFQGGYFLDNTSIKLITFSGLEKTYHAWNYASKEDMAKHGRRYNSCGEYIDDNGKVAYYKDQTDNYHQTHYQLLLNHVFSPSWNLNAALHYTLGDGYYQEYKSHRTLKEYGLKPYSLNGKEVTESNLVRQKKMDNDFYGTVFSLNYNTNKLNASIGGGLNKYDGNHFGKVIWVKNYIGALDPEHEYYRNTGKKSDGNIYAKANYSFNKQLSIYGDVQYRYIDYKIKGRNDNWNWNTEAMQNLNIHDHFSFLNPKAGINWQMNKNNRTYASFSVAQKEPTRSNYTDGKATIHPTSERLLDYELGYAYANKWFTAGANLYYMDYKDQLVLTGELNEVGGAMAANIPKSYRMGAELMLGMKLCKNFRWDINGTLSKNRVQNFIETLYDSNWENPVQVKHGNTPIAFSPNVIFNNRFSYSYKGLEASLQSQYVSKQYMSNAKQENQTIDSYFVSNLSLAYQFSLPHIKSATVGITIYNLFNEEYENNGYAESSYTSLDANNKPVRSNYAGYAAQAGTNVMTHLTLRF; this is encoded by the coding sequence ATGAAAAAGAAAGCTATAATGCTGGTCGGATTAGTATTGTCCGGCTCTATGTCTTTTGCACAAAAAGTGCAAAAAGATAGTCTTAAACGCGTAAACCTCAAAGAAGTAGAAGTTGTTTCTACCCGAGCAACAGCCAAAACACCAATGGCATTTTCAAACGTAAATAAGGAAGAAATTGAAAAACAGAACGTAGGAGCAGATATTCCCTATCTGCTAAGCCTCACTCCATCGGTCATCACCACTTCGGATGCCGGAGCAGGAATAGGTTATACTTCGCTGCGCATTCGAGGTACCGATGGATCTCGAATCAATGTCACTGCCAACGGCATCCCTATTAATGATGCTGAAAGCCACAATGTATATTGGGTAAACATGCCCGACTTCGCTTCATCACTAAAAAACATCCAAGTTCAGCGTGGAGCTGGCACCTCAACTAACGGCGCAGGAGCCTTTGGAGGTAGCGTTAGCATGCAAACGGAAAGTATGTCAATGCAACCCTATGCTGAATTTAACGGTTCATACGGTTCGTTCAACACGCATAAAGAGACATTCAAAGTAGGAACCGGACTTATCAATAAGCATTTTGCTTTTGATGCCCGGGTATCTAACATCGGAACGGATGGTTATATAGATAGAGCCTCAACTGATTTATATTCTTACTTCTTCCAAGGTGGCTATTTCTTGGATAACACCTCTATCAAACTTATCACTTTCAGCGGATTGGAGAAAACATACCATGCATGGAATTATGCTTCAAAAGAAGATATGGCAAAACATGGTCGACGCTACAACTCTTGCGGAGAGTATATTGATGACAATGGAAAGGTAGCTTATTACAAAGATCAGACGGATAATTATCATCAAACGCATTATCAACTGCTGCTTAACCACGTGTTTTCTCCTTCGTGGAATTTGAATGCGGCATTGCACTACACACTTGGAGACGGATATTATCAAGAGTACAAGAGTCACCGCACGCTAAAGGAATACGGATTAAAACCATACAGTCTGAATGGAAAAGAGGTGACTGAGAGTAACTTAGTACGCCAAAAGAAAATGGATAATGATTTCTATGGAACTGTATTCTCATTAAACTATAACACCAATAAGCTCAACGCTTCAATTGGTGGCGGATTAAACAAATATGACGGCAACCATTTTGGAAAAGTGATCTGGGTGAAAAATTATATTGGAGCATTGGATCCCGAACATGAATACTATCGCAATACAGGGAAAAAAAGTGACGGGAATATTTATGCCAAAGCCAATTACAGCTTCAATAAGCAACTAAGCATTTATGGAGACGTACAATATCGCTATATTGACTATAAGATTAAGGGCCGCAATGATAATTGGAACTGGAATACCGAGGCCATGCAAAACTTAAATATACACGATCATTTTAGCTTCTTGAACCCTAAAGCAGGAATCAATTGGCAGATGAACAAGAACAATCGGACATACGCCTCTTTCTCTGTAGCTCAAAAGGAACCAACCCGTAGCAATTATACGGATGGCAAAGCAACCATACATCCTACTTCTGAACGCTTATTAGATTATGAGTTGGGGTATGCGTATGCTAACAAGTGGTTCACTGCCGGAGCCAATTTGTACTACATGGACTATAAAGACCAGCTAGTGCTTACCGGAGAACTGAACGAAGTGGGTGGAGCAATGGCAGCCAATATTCCTAAGAGTTACAGAATGGGTGCCGAATTGATGCTGGGAATGAAGTTATGCAAAAACTTCCGCTGGGATATCAACGGAACACTAAGTAAAAACAGGGTACAGAACTTCATAGAAACACTCTACGACAGTAACTGGGAGAATCCTGTCCAGGTGAAGCATGGCAACACACCGATCGCTTTTTCACCAAATGTGATCTTCAATAATCGATTCAGCTACAGCTATAAAGGGTTAGAAGCTAGTTTACAATCACAATATGTGAGCAAACAATATATGAGCAATGCCAAACAAGAGAATCAAACAATTGATTCATACTTTGTAAGTAACCTGAGCTTAGCCTATCAGTTCAGTCTGCCTCATATCAAGTCAGCAACCGTAGGCATCACTATATACAACCTCTTCAACGAGGAGTATGAAAATAACGGATATGCAGAAAGCTCATATACTTCTTTAGATGCGAATAATAAGCCTGTTCGATCTAACTACGCAGGATATGCGGCTCAGGCAGGCACAAATGTGATGACACATCTTACGCTACGTTTCTAA
- a CDS encoding thiamine diphosphokinase, with protein sequence MKYYPLLTEHTQIDTMILANGEFPSHTLPLQLLQKAPFVVCCDGAADEYIHRGYTPNIIIGDGDSISPNNRERYKEIFRANADQETNDQTKAVHFCLENGHKKILITGATGKREDHTLGNISLLLDYMHEDAEVQMATDYGVFTPVCDSSTFECYPGQQISLINFGACGIQGKGLVYPLSDFSNWWQGTLNETTEKNFSIEAEGNYLIFRAY encoded by the coding sequence ATGAAATATTATCCCTTGCTTACGGAGCATACCCAGATAGACACGATGATTCTAGCAAACGGAGAGTTTCCTTCGCATACATTACCTTTACAACTATTGCAAAAGGCTCCTTTTGTAGTATGCTGCGATGGCGCTGCCGATGAATACATCCACCGAGGTTATACACCCAACATTATCATAGGCGACGGAGATTCTATCTCTCCGAACAACAGAGAGCGATACAAAGAGATTTTCCGTGCCAATGCCGATCAGGAAACAAACGACCAGACCAAAGCAGTACATTTCTGTTTGGAGAACGGGCATAAAAAGATACTCATCACAGGCGCAACCGGCAAAAGAGAAGATCATACACTGGGAAATATCAGTCTGCTGCTGGATTACATGCATGAGGATGCAGAAGTACAGATGGCTACCGACTATGGAGTATTCACTCCTGTATGCGACAGTAGCACATTTGAGTGCTACCCGGGCCAGCAGATTTCGCTTATTAACTTTGGTGCTTGCGGCATACAGGGTAAAGGACTGGTATATCCGCTTAGCGACTTTAGCAACTGGTGGCAAGGAACTCTCAATGAAACAACAGAGAAGAACTTTTCCATTGAAGCGGAAGGGAACTATCTCATTTTCAGAGCTTATTAA
- a CDS encoding MBL fold metallo-hydrolase, whose protein sequence is MNYKITTLAENCVYGKGLQGEHGLSLLIETKQHKILFDTGASDLFIRNARLLGLDLREVDYVVLSHGHRDHTGGLAHFLELNTTAKVVCKEASFFPKFKNERENGLRNPEMFDKNRFLFVEKETELVPGIVVFPQIKIVDKTDTHFEHFFVEIEGEMHPDTFEDELALVLKEEKSLSIISACSHRGITNIMRSVQEVFPKLSPKLVLGGFHIHNAEDEKFNVISAFLGMNLPKRLGVCHCTGIDKYALFRQQFSDRVFYGHTGWVEII, encoded by the coding sequence ATGAATTATAAAATAACTACCCTCGCTGAGAACTGCGTTTACGGTAAGGGCTTACAGGGAGAGCATGGGCTTTCCTTACTTATTGAAACAAAACAGCATAAGATACTTTTTGATACGGGAGCTTCGGATCTATTTATACGGAATGCTCGCTTATTAGGGCTTGACTTGAGAGAAGTAGACTATGTAGTACTTTCTCATGGGCATCGTGATCACACGGGAGGTCTGGCGCACTTTCTTGAACTGAATACGACAGCAAAGGTTGTTTGTAAAGAGGCATCGTTTTTTCCTAAATTTAAGAATGAACGTGAAAATGGATTAAGGAATCCGGAAATGTTTGATAAAAACCGTTTCCTTTTTGTGGAAAAAGAAACGGAACTAGTTCCTGGTATTGTGGTTTTCCCTCAGATCAAAATAGTGGACAAGACCGATACTCATTTTGAACATTTTTTTGTTGAAATAGAGGGAGAAATGCATCCTGATACGTTTGAAGATGAACTGGCTTTGGTGTTAAAGGAAGAGAAAAGCCTTTCTATTATTAGTGCGTGTTCGCATCGGGGTATTACAAATATAATGCGTAGTGTACAAGAGGTTTTTCCTAAATTATCTCCTAAATTAGTTCTTGGTGGTTTTCATATTCATAATGCGGAAGATGAGAAATTCAATGTCATTTCAGCTTTTTTGGGTATGAATTTACCTAAGCGTTTGGGCGTTTGTCATTGTACGGGAATTGACAAGTATGCGTTGTTTCGTCAACAGTTTAGCGATCGGGTATTTTATGGTCATACCGGTTGGGTAGAAATTATTTAA
- the xseB gene encoding exodeoxyribonuclease VII small subunit, with translation MSAKKETYAEAIERLEKIVRQIDSNELDIDILSKKIKEANEIIAFCTEKITKADAEIEKLLKEKRQSE, from the coding sequence ATGAGTGCTAAAAAAGAGACGTATGCTGAAGCTATTGAGAGATTAGAGAAAATTGTTCGCCAAATAGATAGCAACGAATTAGATATTGACATTTTGAGTAAAAAGATAAAAGAAGCGAATGAAATCATTGCTTTTTGTACTGAGAAAATAACAAAGGCGGATGCTGAAATAGAAAAATTGCTCAAAGAAAAGCGGCAATCTGAATAA
- the trmB gene encoding tRNA (guanosine(46)-N7)-methyltransferase TrmB — protein sequence MGKNKLQKFADMAAYPHVFEYPYSVAENVPFEMKGKWHKEFFKNDHPIVLELGCGRGEYSVGLAKMFPDKNFIAVDIKGARMWSGATEALENDLSNVAFLRTNIEIIDRFFSENEVSEIWLTFSDPQMKKATKRLTSTFFMERYRRFLKPDGIIHLKTDSNFMFTYTKYMVEENRLPVLFMTEDLYNSALVDDILGIKTYYEQQWLDRGLSIKYIKFLLPKDGDLKEPDVEIELDSYRSYNRSKRSGLNVAK from the coding sequence ATGGGAAAGAATAAACTACAGAAATTTGCCGATATGGCGGCTTATCCGCACGTGTTTGAGTATCCATATTCTGTGGCGGAGAATGTTCCTTTTGAAATGAAAGGAAAATGGCATAAGGAGTTTTTTAAAAACGATCATCCAATAGTACTTGAGTTAGGCTGTGGACGAGGAGAGTATAGTGTGGGACTTGCAAAAATGTTCCCGGATAAGAACTTTATAGCCGTGGATATAAAAGGGGCTCGCATGTGGAGTGGGGCAACGGAAGCTTTGGAGAATGATTTGTCTAATGTTGCCTTTTTGCGGACTAATATAGAAATCATTGATCGTTTTTTCTCGGAGAATGAAGTCAGCGAAATATGGTTGACCTTTTCTGATCCGCAGATGAAGAAAGCAACTAAAAGACTGACATCGACTTTCTTTATGGAGCGCTATCGAAGGTTTTTAAAACCTGATGGTATTATTCATTTGAAGACGGATAGTAATTTTATGTTTACTTACACAAAGTACATGGTTGAAGAGAATAGATTACCTGTTCTGTTCATGACTGAGGACTTGTATAACTCTGCTTTGGTTGATGATATTTTGGGAATTAAAACTTATTATGAACAACAATGGCTAGATAGGGGTTTAAGTATTAAATATATAAAATTTCTACTTCCAAAGGATGGTGATTTGAAAGAACCTGATGTGGAAATAGAACTGGATTCTTATCGAAGTTATAACCGTAGTAAGCGTAGCGGATTGAATGTAGCTAAATAG
- a CDS encoding branched-chain amino acid aminotransferase — MKEIDWSNLSFAYMKTDYNVRINYRNGAWGELEVSSSEFINMHMAATCLHYGQEAFEGLKAFRGKDGKVRIFRLDENAARLQSTCNGIMMAELPTERFREAILKVVKLNERFVPPYESGASLYIRPLLIGTGAQIGVHPSDEYLFLVLVTPVGPYFKGGFSTNPYVIIRQYDRSAPLGTGIYKVGGNYAASLRANKLAHDLGYASEFYLDAKEKKYIDECGAANFFGIKDNTYITPRSTSILPSITNKSLMQLAEDMGLKVECRPVPEEELTTFEEAGACGTAAVISPIQRIDDLENKKSYVISKDGKPGPVCTKLYEKLKAIQYGDEPDTHGWVTIVE, encoded by the coding sequence ATGAAAGAAATAGACTGGTCGAATTTGTCATTCGCTTACATGAAGACAGATTACAATGTGAGAATCAATTATCGCAATGGCGCATGGGGTGAACTGGAAGTTAGTAGCAGTGAGTTTATTAATATGCACATGGCGGCTACTTGTCTGCATTACGGACAGGAGGCGTTTGAGGGGTTGAAAGCTTTTCGTGGTAAGGATGGTAAAGTTCGCATTTTTCGTTTGGACGAAAATGCTGCTCGTTTGCAATCGACTTGCAACGGAATCATGATGGCGGAATTGCCAACTGAACGTTTTAGAGAAGCTATCTTAAAAGTGGTGAAACTGAATGAACGTTTTGTACCTCCTTATGAAAGTGGTGCTTCATTGTATATTCGTCCGTTATTGATTGGCACTGGTGCTCAAATAGGCGTGCATCCGTCTGATGAATATCTGTTTCTTGTATTGGTTACTCCGGTTGGCCCATATTTTAAAGGCGGTTTTTCTACTAATCCTTATGTGATTATACGTCAGTATGATCGTTCGGCTCCTCTTGGTACCGGTATTTATAAAGTGGGTGGAAACTATGCGGCAAGCTTGAGAGCGAATAAGCTAGCTCATGATCTGGGCTATGCCAGTGAGTTCTATCTGGATGCGAAAGAGAAAAAATATATTGATGAATGTGGCGCAGCTAATTTCTTCGGAATCAAAGATAACACGTATATCACTCCTCGCTCAACATCTATCCTTCCTTCTATAACGAATAAGAGCTTAATGCAATTAGCTGAAGATATGGGTCTGAAAGTGGAATGCCGTCCGGTCCCGGAAGAAGAATTGACGACATTTGAGGAAGCTGGTGCATGCGGCACAGCTGCTGTGATCAGTCCAATTCAACGTATTGACGATTTGGAGAATAAGAAATCGTACGTTATATCTAAGGATGGTAAACCGGGACCCGTATGTACTAAGCTTTATGAAAAATTGAAAGCGATTCAGTATGGGGATGAACCTGATACTCATGGTTGGGTAACGATTGTGGAATAA
- the mnmA gene encoding tRNA 2-thiouridine(34) synthase MnmA: MKEQKRRVLVGMSGGIDSSATCLMLQEQGYEVVGLTMRVWDMPSKFTSPEQEFPDYILEAKELATRINIEHFVADERDPFREVVVKNFVNEYRQGRTPNPCVICNPLFKFRILTEWADRLGCEYIATGHYSLLEEREGVVYIVTGDDVRKDQSYFLWRLGQSVLKRCLFPLGCYTKPQVREHLLKKGFEAKAKEGESMEVCFIEGDYRDFLREQCPDLDMEIGKGWFVNAQGVKLGEHKGFPYYTIGQRKGLDIALGKPAYVLKLNPLKNTVMLGDADQLKAEYMMVEEYNITNAEDFFACKNLSVRIRYRSTPIPCRVKALPSGGLLVRFLQEASAVTPGQSAVFYDGRRLVGGGFIASQRGLGLVVEEHHSDFETN, encoded by the coding sequence ATGAAAGAACAAAAAAGAAGGGTGCTGGTCGGGATGAGTGGAGGTATAGATAGCTCTGCTACTTGCTTGATGTTACAAGAACAAGGCTATGAAGTTGTGGGACTGACTATGCGTGTGTGGGATATGCCTTCTAAATTTACTTCTCCTGAACAAGAGTTTCCTGATTATATTTTAGAAGCTAAAGAGTTGGCTACTCGTATCAATATAGAGCACTTTGTAGCGGATGAACGGGATCCGTTTAGGGAGGTTGTAGTGAAAAACTTTGTGAATGAATATAGGCAGGGACGTACGCCCAATCCTTGTGTGATCTGTAACCCATTGTTTAAATTTCGCATTCTAACGGAATGGGCGGATCGGCTCGGGTGTGAATATATCGCTACGGGGCACTATTCGTTATTGGAAGAACGAGAGGGAGTTGTGTATATCGTAACCGGAGATGATGTAAGGAAGGATCAATCTTATTTTCTTTGGCGATTGGGGCAGTCAGTTTTAAAGCGCTGTCTTTTCCCTTTGGGCTGTTATACGAAACCCCAGGTTAGGGAGCATCTTTTAAAAAAAGGATTTGAAGCTAAGGCGAAAGAGGGCGAAAGTATGGAAGTGTGCTTCATAGAGGGAGATTATCGTGATTTTCTTCGTGAGCAATGCCCCGATTTAGATATGGAGATAGGTAAAGGTTGGTTTGTGAATGCTCAAGGGGTAAAGCTGGGGGAACATAAGGGTTTTCCGTATTATACGATCGGACAGCGAAAGGGACTGGATATTGCTTTAGGAAAGCCGGCTTACGTATTGAAATTGAATCCACTAAAAAATACGGTGATGTTAGGGGATGCAGACCAGCTGAAAGCTGAATATATGATGGTTGAAGAATATAATATAACAAATGCAGAGGATTTTTTTGCTTGCAAGAATCTCTCGGTACGTATACGTTATCGGAGCACGCCTATTCCTTGTCGTGTAAAAGCATTGCCCAGTGGAGGTTTACTTGTGCGCTTTCTCCAAGAGGCTTCGGCTGTTACTCCGGGGCAGTCTGCGGTATTTTATGATGGGCGAAGGCTTGTTGGCGGAGGTTTTATTGCTTCTCAAAGAGGACTTGGATTAGTTGTAGAGGAGCATCATTCTGATTTTGAAACAAATTAA
- a CDS encoding S8 family serine peptidase, translating into MKNFLLFVLALFSLGAYAQQQDSLKYRISLKDKAKTCFSLNKPEQFLSAKAIARRERQHLLIDSTDLPVCKKYIEAIKAEGVKIAAVGKWDNFVTVSCNDSMLINRINALPFVRSTERVWKKPNSKKPQMSTSRDSVTNRLVRDSLYYGQAYRQIQISNGEKLHKAGFKGKGMVIAIIDAGFHNADRIKAMQNIKIEGTKDFVNSASDIFAESSHGMKVLSCMGMNDPYVMVGTAPEASYWLLRSEDEYSEQLVEQDYWAEALEFADSVGVDVVNSSLGYYAFDDKSKNYTYRDLDGHYALISREASKAADKGMVLVCSAGNAGRGSWKKITVPGDADDVITVGAVAVNGVLAPFSSVGNTADHRIKPDVVAVGLKATVMDTNGGVARANGTSFASPITCGMVACLWQACPQLTAKELIELVHRSGDRVDFPDNIYGYGIPDIWKAYQMSLKK; encoded by the coding sequence ATGAAAAACTTCTTATTATTTGTTTTGGCTCTCTTTTCGTTGGGAGCATATGCACAGCAGCAGGATAGCTTAAAATATCGCATTAGTCTGAAAGATAAAGCTAAGACGTGCTTTTCTTTGAATAAACCGGAGCAATTTTTGTCGGCGAAGGCTATTGCCCGAAGAGAACGACAACATCTACTGATCGATTCTACTGATCTGCCTGTTTGCAAGAAATATATAGAGGCTATTAAAGCTGAAGGAGTAAAAATTGCAGCTGTAGGTAAATGGGATAACTTCGTAACAGTGTCGTGCAATGATAGTATGCTGATTAATCGGATTAATGCCTTACCATTTGTACGTTCTACTGAAAGAGTTTGGAAAAAACCGAATTCAAAAAAGCCCCAAATGTCGACAAGTCGTGATTCTGTAACTAACCGGCTAGTGAGGGACAGCTTGTATTATGGTCAGGCATATCGACAAATACAGATTAGCAATGGCGAAAAGCTGCATAAGGCAGGTTTCAAAGGGAAAGGGATGGTGATAGCGATCATTGATGCAGGATTTCATAATGCGGACAGGATTAAAGCAATGCAAAATATAAAGATAGAGGGAACAAAAGATTTTGTTAATTCTGCAAGCGACATTTTTGCGGAGAGTAGCCATGGCATGAAAGTACTTTCGTGTATGGGAATGAATGATCCTTATGTGATGGTCGGCACGGCCCCTGAAGCCTCTTATTGGTTGCTACGAAGTGAAGATGAATATTCCGAACAGCTTGTGGAACAGGACTATTGGGCTGAAGCTCTTGAGTTTGCTGACAGTGTGGGAGTTGATGTGGTTAATAGTTCGCTAGGTTATTATGCCTTTGATGATAAATCGAAAAATTATACTTACCGTGATTTAGACGGGCATTATGCCTTGATTTCGAGAGAAGCTTCAAAAGCTGCTGATAAAGGAATGGTACTGGTTTGTAGTGCGGGTAATGCGGGAAGAGGGAGTTGGAAAAAAATCACCGTTCCGGGAGATGCTGATGATGTGATAACAGTGGGGGCTGTGGCTGTAAATGGGGTACTGGCACCTTTCTCTTCAGTAGGAAATACGGCGGATCATAGAATAAAACCTGATGTTGTGGCTGTAGGGCTGAAGGCTACTGTAATGGATACTAATGGGGGTGTTGCTCGAGCTAATGGAACCTCTTTTGCTTCTCCGATAACTTGTGGGATGGTTGCTTGTTTATGGCAGGCCTGTCCACAATTAACTGCTAAAGAATTAATCGAGTTAGTTCATCGTTCTGGTGATCGGGTTGATTTCCCCGATAATATTTATGGATATGGAATTCCTGATATATGGAAAGCTTATCAGATGAGCTTAAAAAAATAA
- a CDS encoding T9SS type A sorting domain-containing protein: MLKKSLFFLLFAAALSAPAYSQHREGDVALLANTLPKGVNSAINEDVIKASKSSEIRIYPDKTNNMLYIQSLSPIKVVYISDKKGKLMLADKPMASGKISIPVHNLKNGTYLVRVNAEKGAETYAFSKL, from the coding sequence ATGCTCAAAAAATCTCTATTCTTTCTCTTGTTTGCGGCTGCTTTATCTGCTCCTGCATACTCACAACATCGTGAAGGAGATGTAGCTTTATTAGCCAACACCTTACCTAAGGGAGTCAATAGCGCTATTAATGAAGACGTCATAAAGGCTTCAAAAAGCAGTGAAATCCGAATTTATCCTGATAAGACAAACAACATGCTATATATTCAGTCGTTATCTCCAATTAAGGTAGTATACATCTCTGATAAAAAAGGAAAACTCATGCTCGCAGACAAACCCATGGCGAGTGGAAAAATATCGATACCCGTACATAACCTTAAAAACGGAACCTACTTAGTAAGAGTAAACGCTGAAAAAGGAGCAGAAACATACGCTTTCAGCAAGTTATAG